A single window of Paenibacillus sp. FSL H8-0537 DNA harbors:
- a CDS encoding response regulator transcription factor, producing MPKILVVDDDPNIRELVSILLRREGFQIIEAQDGQDALELLETVLPDLAVIDVMMPRMDGWTLCETLRASYDMPLLLLTAKGETANKVKGFGLGADDYMVKPFEPLELAVRIKALLKRYRIAASQTVELGQLTLNLSEFHVTMAGKRILLPPKEFELLFKLASYPDKTFSREQLIEQIWGMNYEGDERTVDVHIKRLRERFTEEEAGIRIVTIRGLGYRMEELE from the coding sequence TTGCCAAAAATATTAGTCGTAGATGACGATCCAAACATTCGTGAGCTTGTCAGCATTTTGCTGCGCCGCGAAGGTTTTCAAATTATAGAAGCACAGGATGGACAGGATGCGCTGGAGCTGCTGGAGACGGTACTGCCGGATTTGGCCGTTATTGATGTCATGATGCCGCGTATGGACGGCTGGACCTTATGCGAAACGCTGCGCGCCTCGTATGATATGCCGCTGCTGCTGCTGACCGCTAAAGGCGAAACGGCGAATAAAGTAAAAGGCTTCGGCCTTGGGGCCGATGATTATATGGTTAAGCCATTTGAGCCGCTGGAGCTTGCAGTACGCATTAAAGCTTTGCTCAAGCGCTACCGTATCGCGGCTTCACAGACCGTGGAGCTGGGGCAGCTGACGCTCAATTTGAGTGAATTTCATGTCACGATGGCTGGCAAGCGGATACTGCTGCCGCCTAAAGAGTTTGAGCTGTTGTTCAAACTGGCGAGCTACCCGGATAAAACGTTTTCAAGGGAACAGTTGATCGAGCAAATATGGGGCATGAACTATGAAGGGGATGAGCGGACGGTGGATGTGCATATCAAACGGCTGCGCGAGCGCTTTACCGAGGAAGAAGCGGGCATCCGGATCGTCACGATTCGCGGGCTCGGCTATCGAATGGAGGAGCTTGAATGA
- a CDS encoding HAMP domain-containing sensor histidine kinase: MIRSLYVRVTMTFLVIVVISMGIAYWMADQIFTRDLSGQFPNQLDRSIVRMEQLYAASSPKSLSIFIKQVAEMQNIAIVAIGRGGEVIEAGKTSAEITHLLTPEVIENVFAGQLQMLPSQAEGETSGPSSPPALGRKAVLGERDWAIFVRPDRVPEIRSFQRNTYTILITLLVVGCILIPIAARYLVKPLKMMTEATKRIATGDFSVQLPVHRRDELGNLADSINRMTLGLSQLETMRQDFVSNVSHEIQSPLTSIGGFAEVLRSEQLTDEERNRYVGIIKQESSRLSRLSENLLKLASLDSKQHPFEPRAIRLDRQLRDVVLSCEPQWMAKRLTVELLMEETVIVADEDQLSQVWNNLLANSMKFTPDNGHIRITLSEESGCATVRIADNGSGISPADQERVFERFYKADAARDRVKGGSGLGLSIVKKIVDIHEGLIEIESSILAGRGNGAPSGTTIRVMLPLRSAQLQAAPAGSGEKDMG, translated from the coding sequence ATGATTCGCAGCCTGTATGTTCGCGTGACCATGACGTTTCTGGTCATTGTGGTCATCAGCATGGGCATCGCTTATTGGATGGCGGATCAAATTTTCACAAGGGATTTAAGCGGACAATTTCCTAACCAGCTGGATCGCTCGATTGTACGAATGGAACAGCTGTATGCCGCTTCCTCGCCAAAGTCCTTAAGTATTTTCATTAAACAGGTTGCAGAAATGCAAAATATAGCGATTGTAGCCATAGGCCGTGGTGGAGAAGTCATTGAGGCGGGCAAGACCAGCGCGGAAATCACACATCTTCTAACTCCAGAGGTGATTGAAAATGTTTTCGCCGGTCAGCTGCAAATGCTGCCAAGCCAAGCTGAGGGCGAGACCAGCGGGCCGTCCTCGCCTCCAGCATTAGGGCGCAAAGCTGTGCTTGGCGAAAGGGACTGGGCGATCTTCGTTCGGCCTGATCGCGTCCCGGAAATTCGCAGCTTCCAGCGCAACACCTACACCATATTGATCACGCTGCTTGTCGTAGGCTGCATTCTAATTCCGATTGCCGCCCGTTATTTGGTCAAGCCGCTCAAAATGATGACCGAAGCGACGAAGCGCATCGCCACCGGAGATTTCTCTGTGCAGCTGCCGGTGCATCGCCGGGATGAGCTCGGCAATTTGGCGGACAGCATCAATCGCATGACATTAGGCTTGTCGCAGCTGGAGACGATGCGGCAGGATTTTGTATCGAATGTCTCCCACGAAATTCAATCGCCGCTGACATCGATTGGCGGCTTCGCCGAGGTGCTGCGCAGCGAGCAGCTGACCGATGAGGAACGCAATCGATACGTCGGCATTATTAAGCAGGAGAGCAGCCGGTTGTCCCGGCTGAGCGAGAATTTGCTTAAGCTCGCTTCGCTGGACTCGAAGCAGCATCCCTTTGAGCCGCGCGCGATCAGGCTGGACCGCCAGCTGCGCGACGTCGTGCTTTCATGTGAGCCGCAGTGGATGGCGAAGCGGCTCACGGTTGAGCTGCTGATGGAGGAGACGGTCATCGTCGCGGATGAGGATCAGCTGAGCCAGGTTTGGAACAATCTGCTGGCGAACAGCATGAAGTTTACGCCGGATAATGGGCATATCCGCATTACGCTGTCTGAGGAAAGTGGCTGCGCAACCGTGCGTATTGCCGATAACGGCAGCGGCATTTCCCCCGCTGATCAGGAGCGGGTATTCGAGCGCTTTTATAAAGCGGATGCGGCGCGTGACCGGGTGAAAGGCGGCAGCGGGCTAGGGCTGTCTATTGTGAAGAAAATCGTCGATATTCACGAAGGTTTGATTGAAATCGAATCCAGCATCTTAGCAGGCAGAGGCAATGGGGCGCCATCCGGCACGACGATTCGGGTCATGCTGCCGCTTCGATCGGCGCAGCTGCAGGCAGCTCCGGCTGGCAGCGGTGAAAAAGACATGGGCTAG
- the galU gene encoding UTP--glucose-1-phosphate uridylyltransferase GalU, with the protein MGQKVRKAIIPAGGLGTRFLPATKAQPKEMLPIIDKPAIQYIVEEAVQSGIDSIVIVSGRHKRAIEDHFDKSVELEGELEERGNEEMLKVVKEISQLADIYYVRQKEPLGLGHAVLCAQRFIGDEPFAVLLGDDILTSEPPCLKQMIDRYEQHASSVVALMEVPWNQTHKYGIADIRDEAGHIRELIEKPLPGQAPSNWAVVGRYVLEPAIFDLLSKAEPGKAGEIQLTDSLQRLNELSPIIGHRFTGKRHDVGDKLGFVQATIDFALEREDLREDVRRYVLERLAAYTHS; encoded by the coding sequence ATGGGACAAAAGGTACGCAAGGCAATTATCCCGGCAGGCGGACTTGGCACAAGATTTTTGCCCGCAACGAAGGCGCAGCCTAAAGAAATGCTGCCGATTATAGATAAGCCGGCGATTCAATATATTGTGGAAGAAGCGGTGCAGTCAGGCATCGACAGCATCGTTATTGTGAGCGGCCGTCATAAACGGGCGATCGAGGACCATTTTGACAAGTCGGTTGAGCTTGAAGGAGAACTAGAGGAGCGCGGCAATGAGGAAATGCTCAAGGTTGTAAAAGAAATTTCGCAGCTGGCCGACATTTATTATGTTCGGCAGAAGGAGCCGCTCGGTCTCGGTCATGCGGTGCTGTGCGCGCAGCGTTTTATTGGCGACGAGCCATTCGCGGTGCTGCTAGGGGACGACATTCTGACGTCCGAGCCGCCATGCCTGAAGCAAATGATCGATCGTTATGAGCAGCATGCCTCCTCAGTCGTTGCTCTTATGGAAGTGCCATGGAATCAGACGCACAAGTATGGCATTGCCGATATTCGCGACGAAGCGGGACATATCCGTGAGCTGATCGAGAAGCCGCTGCCTGGACAAGCGCCTTCGAATTGGGCTGTTGTGGGACGCTATGTGCTGGAGCCGGCTATCTTCGATCTTTTGTCTAAGGCGGAGCCAGGCAAAGCGGGGGAGATTCAATTAACGGACAGCCTGCAGCGGTTGAACGAGCTGTCGCCGATTATTGGGCATCGTTTTACAGGCAAGCGCCATGATGTGGGGGATAAGCTGGGCTTTGTTCAGGCAACGATTGATTTTGCGCTGGAGCGTGAAGACTTGCGGGAGGACGTTCGGCGCTATGTGCTGGAGCGCCTTGCTGCCTATACACACAGCTAG
- a CDS encoding BlaI/MecI/CopY family transcriptional regulator, translated as MGTSDIQTKGLERFFGPLEARIMTILWSQPDSYIKDVQHKLDQDKPLNFNTVMTVMNRLVDKGLLVKSSGKPSKYAPVHTQEQFLSIQSRELLEDLGPLVVNYMFDAMEEVDEELLDKLEQKIKSLKEGRRHELES; from the coding sequence ATGGGAACAAGTGACATTCAGACAAAAGGGCTGGAGCGGTTTTTTGGCCCGCTGGAGGCAAGGATTATGACCATCCTGTGGTCGCAGCCTGATAGCTACATCAAGGATGTGCAGCATAAGCTCGATCAGGACAAGCCATTAAATTTCAACACCGTTATGACCGTCATGAATCGTCTTGTGGACAAGGGGCTGCTGGTGAAGTCATCAGGCAAGCCATCGAAATATGCGCCTGTGCACACGCAAGAGCAATTTCTGAGCATTCAGTCTCGGGAGCTTCTTGAAGATCTTGGTCCGCTCGTCGTCAACTATATGTTCGATGCGATGGAAGAGGTTGATGAAGAGCTGCTGGACAAGCTGGAGCAAAAAATCAAATCGCTTAAAGAGGGCAGACGCCATGAGCTGGAGTCTTAG
- a CDS encoding M56 family metallopeptidase, producing the protein MSWSLRSKWMFGFCLMLIGFTLLQMGMYAAHTLFGWEKAAFNVFELCESLIKRYSLLLLSYIMKLAVFGTFVHLMYVTVKQWLGVRAANRKMSVLQHDTISDELNARYFAGSKAIMVVSHPEPIALTLGFLRPKIILSTGLLNLLDKEELEAVIEHEHFHYRNRDPLMILILQVGATVLWYMPILRWGVEQYKTTRELLADHFALQRRVSEHSLGSALLKLVKYSRGERSVRTFVHASFADHSINYRLMRLLNPESQELSMRCPVLALVLSILTFGSISVMYLSIML; encoded by the coding sequence ATGAGCTGGAGTCTTAGGTCGAAATGGATGTTTGGCTTTTGCCTGATGCTGATTGGATTTACGCTGCTGCAAATGGGTATGTATGCGGCGCATACGCTGTTCGGCTGGGAGAAGGCAGCGTTTAATGTATTTGAATTATGCGAGAGCCTGATCAAGCGGTACAGCTTGCTGCTCCTTAGCTACATTATGAAGCTTGCTGTCTTTGGAACGTTCGTTCATCTGATGTACGTAACGGTGAAGCAGTGGCTTGGTGTACGGGCCGCAAACCGTAAAATGAGTGTTTTACAGCATGACACCATATCGGATGAGCTGAATGCGCGTTATTTTGCAGGCAGCAAGGCGATCATGGTCGTATCACATCCAGAACCGATTGCGCTGACGCTTGGTTTTCTACGTCCCAAAATCATTTTATCCACTGGGCTTCTCAATCTGCTTGATAAGGAAGAGCTTGAGGCGGTCATCGAGCATGAGCACTTTCATTATCGCAATCGCGACCCGCTGATGATTTTGATATTGCAGGTAGGGGCAACGGTGCTGTGGTATATGCCGATTCTTCGCTGGGGAGTCGAGCAGTATAAAACAACCCGTGAGCTGTTAGCGGACCATTTCGCTTTGCAGCGGCGGGTGAGCGAGCATAGTCTCGGCAGCGCACTGCTCAAGCTGGTGAAATATAGCCGTGGAGAGCGCAGTGTCCGGACCTTTGTCCATGCTTCTTTCGCCGACCATTCGATTAATTATCGGTTAATGAGGCTGCTCAATCCCGAGTCGCAGGAGCTAAGCATGCGTTGTCCGGTGCTGGCACTTGTATTATCGATACTGACCTTCGGATCGATCTCCGTCATGTATCTTTCTATTATGCTATAG
- a CDS encoding YceI family protein has product MKKKNVVIGAVVAVVLLGGAGAYAMYDSFTGNNKEIQSVIGTDSTATNSAAGTNSSGSGSTNSTSGTETAAAGAVADVNGAWTIDSTSNVYFSVTTSRETVNFEVNGVTGTWNVDTANAAANAADASLDMNVLDSGNGQRDGHVKGADFLDVTNFPSSTFKATKFEALPAEVKDGETFPLIMTGDLTIKGITKEVTFTGQAAYSGGKLNVESETVVTFEEFGMQNPHNVVMDTENNVTVQLRLTLSQNA; this is encoded by the coding sequence ATGAAGAAGAAAAATGTGGTTATAGGTGCTGTTGTTGCGGTGGTTTTGCTAGGTGGAGCGGGTGCATATGCGATGTATGATTCGTTTACGGGCAACAACAAGGAAATCCAAAGTGTCATTGGCACGGATTCGACAGCTACGAATAGTGCAGCAGGCACGAATAGCTCAGGTTCTGGTTCTACAAATAGTACAAGTGGTACGGAGACAGCTGCTGCTGGAGCTGTAGCAGATGTAAACGGGGCGTGGACGATTGATTCCACCTCCAATGTGTATTTCTCGGTTACGACTTCCCGTGAGACGGTGAACTTTGAAGTAAATGGCGTAACGGGAACATGGAATGTAGATACGGCTAATGCGGCAGCTAATGCGGCGGATGCGAGCCTGGATATGAACGTTCTCGATTCTGGCAATGGTCAGCGCGACGGACATGTGAAAGGAGCGGATTTTCTCGATGTGACCAACTTCCCAAGCTCCACGTTCAAAGCTACAAAGTTTGAGGCGCTGCCAGCGGAAGTGAAGGACGGAGAAACGTTCCCGCTTATCATGACTGGCGACTTGACGATTAAAGGGATTACGAAGGAAGTTACCTTTACAGGACAAGCGGCATACAGCGGCGGCAAGCTGAATGTGGAGAGCGAGACGGTCGTCACGTTTGAGGAGTTTGGCATGCAGAATCC